One Triticum dicoccoides isolate Atlit2015 ecotype Zavitan chromosome 5B, WEW_v2.0, whole genome shotgun sequence genomic window carries:
- the LOC119306818 gene encoding uncharacterized protein LOC119306818 isoform X2, whose protein sequence is METVLPQHQGNGIGDNAMTDLEMGQPTMEIDQSTIINILHSMLPSASPPAVPQLGRALWGLSSLTLVLALTTVLHLPAAGPVFAHYKAAYYAILAFVLFVAVPVELATAFCLPGHSRDGRLCVFAWNAVLGS, encoded by the exons ATGGAGACCGTGTTGCCCCAACACCAAGGCAACGGCATCGGGGACAACGCTATGACCGACCTGGAGATGGGTCAACCCACCATGGAGATCGATCAATCCACCATAATCAACATACTGCACTCCATGCTACCCTCTGCTTCGCCACCGGCGGTACCACAGCTGGGGCGCGCGCTGTGGGGGCTGAGCTCCCTCACCCTTGTCCTGGCCCTCACCACCGTGCTCCACCTGCCGGCCGCCGGACCTGTCTTCGCCCACTACAAGGCAGCATACTATGCCATCCTTGCCTTTGTTCTCTTTGTCGCAGTGCCGGTGGAGCTCGCCACTGCCTTCTGCCTGCCCGGCCACAGCCGTGATGGCCGTCTCTGCGTCTTTGCCTG GAATGCTGTTCTTGGAAGTTAG
- the LOC119306818 gene encoding uncharacterized protein LOC119306818 isoform X1 has protein sequence METVLPQHQGNGIGDNAMTDLEMGQPTMEIDQSTIINILHSMLPSASPPAVPQLGRALWGLSSLTLVLALTTVLHLPAAGPVFAHYKAAYYAILAFVLFVAVPVELATAFCLPGHSRDGRLCVFAWYLLPCAYVLLLLVISECCSWKLVL, from the exons ATGGAGACCGTGTTGCCCCAACACCAAGGCAACGGCATCGGGGACAACGCTATGACCGACCTGGAGATGGGTCAACCCACCATGGAGATCGATCAATCCACCATAATCAACATACTGCACTCCATGCTACCCTCTGCTTCGCCACCGGCGGTACCACAGCTGGGGCGCGCGCTGTGGGGGCTGAGCTCCCTCACCCTTGTCCTGGCCCTCACCACCGTGCTCCACCTGCCGGCCGCCGGACCTGTCTTCGCCCACTACAAGGCAGCATACTATGCCATCCTTGCCTTTGTTCTCTTTGTCGCAGTGCCGGTGGAGCTCGCCACTGCCTTCTGCCTGCCCGGCCACAGCCGTGATGGCCGTCTCTGCGTCTTTGCCTGGTACCTCCTTCCCTGCGCTTACGTGCTCCTCCTCCTTGTCATCTCG GAATGCTGTTCTTGGAAGTTAGTCTTGTAG